A DNA window from Rhipicephalus sanguineus isolate Rsan-2018 chromosome 8, BIME_Rsan_1.4, whole genome shotgun sequence contains the following coding sequences:
- the LOC119402828 gene encoding uncharacterized protein LOC119402828, with amino-acid sequence MSYTFGLCCCEACEGRCKRLRSRLPRCLGGEDPPGGLEGLQLCPPRQKTTGPQASSVSGVVTQAPSPSFAVTGRASAPLTCDAGVATDPTTAEASTQTGTLKTVRSSDGTRPIGASYKSSVWCDDSLSYDPNAKLSMARSLVSATTGQPPGEDDKTSDDGSNVEKISAGVGDNHERKQQQQYPSTSELGEQPGNP; translated from the exons ATGTCGTACACGTTCGGCTTGTGCTGCTGTGAGGCCTGCGAAGGCCGCTGCAAACGTCTACGTTCCAGGCTTCCCAGGTGCCTTGGTGGCGAAGATCCGCCAGGAGGTCTAGAAGGACTGCAACTATGTCCTCCACGACAAAAAACGACCGGACCGCAAGCTTCCTCGGTGTCCGGTGTCGTCACCCAAGCTCCGTCACCGTCGTTCGCTGTCACAGGAAGAGCTTCCGCTCCGTTGACTTGTGACGCCGGCGTCGCCACAGATCCGACGACTGCCGAGGCGTCCACTCAGACGGGCACCCTCAAGACCGTGCGATCTTCGGATGGCACGCGCCCTATAGGCGCCTCGTATAAGTCGTCCGTCTGGTGTGATGACTCGCTTTCCTACGATCCTAACGCTAAGCTTTCGATGGCGAGGTCTCTGGTCAGTGCGACGACTGGTCAGCCGCCCGGCGAGGATGACAAGACGTCAGACGACGGGTCCAACGTGGAGAAGATCTCTGCCGGCGTCGGAGACAATCATGAGCGAAAGCAGCAACAGCAGTATCCCAGCACTTCTGAACTTGGAGAACAACCTGGAAAC CCTTAG